One stretch of Malus domestica chromosome 14, GDT2T_hap1 DNA includes these proteins:
- the LOC103424514 gene encoding protein DELETION OF SUV3 SUPPRESSOR 1(I)-like codes for MAAEPQAVTEVAKMDLFEDDDEFEEFDINEEWEDKEEGKEVTQQWEDDWDDDDVNDDFSLQLRRELENNTEKSSA; via the exons ATGGCGGCGGAGCCCCAGGCGGTGACGGAGGTCGCGAAGATGGATCTATTCGAAGACGACGACGAGTTCGAAGAGTTTGATATCAACGAAG AATGGGAGGACAAAGAGGAAGGCAAGGAAGTGACACAGCAGTGGGAAGACGACtgggatgatgatgatgttaaCGATGACTTCTCTCTGCAGCTGAGGAGGGAACTTGAGAACAATACTGAGAAGAGCTCAGCTTAG
- the LOC103455314 gene encoding RING-H2 finger protein ATL56-like — protein MEILISVILLFVGVAVLVVIHVCIIGRAFNRGNDQGVNRVQRNSIVAIKKMSNEELNMLPCFDYTAEEKGTTTNHPVDCAVCLESFKGGEKCRLLPNCRHSFHAQCIDSWLLKTPVCPVCRTCARTPKIDVSLGGASGVSGDFRVEMT, from the coding sequence ATGGAGATTTTAATCTCTGTGATCTTACTGTTCGTGGGGGTTGCTGTTTTAGTAGTAATTCATGTGTGTATCATTGGGAGAGCATTCAACAGAGGCAATGATCAAGGTGTTAATCGGGTTCAAAGAAACAGCATTGTTGCGATAAAAAAGATGTCCAATGAGGAACTGAACATGCTGCCTTGCTTCGACTACACGGCAGAAGAGAAAGGGACCACGACCAACCACCCTGTGGATTGTGCAGTTTGCTTGGAAAGTTTCAAGGGAGGCGAAAAATGCAGGTTGTTGCCAAATTGCAGGCACAGCTTCCATGCTCAATGCATAGACTCGTGGTTGCTGAAGACTCCGGTTTGTCCGGTGTGTCGGACTTGTGCTAGAACTCCAAAGATTGATGTGAGTTTGGGAGGGGCAAGTGGCGTTTCCGGCGATTTTCGAGTGGAAATGACCTAG
- the LOC103455230 gene encoding U-box domain-containing protein 19-like isoform X1: MLHQFYVQKQSHSVSPHTIVSMNWRFDSDDRRILMFPAVRPCECISPETLLDSLIPLSHTICNFHSKCFATQRKNSREAIRLVRVLLMFFEEACECNSALSKSSAVLCFSELHFVFQKIRFLLEDCTREGGRILMLTKCEFLATQFRLLIRALATALDVFPLKLIDVGDEVKELVELVSKQSWKVKIELEADDELASKRLLAILSQFERGIEPDLNAVKRVLDYLRVKRWSDCNMEIKFLEEEIAFKRSDRDEREVPFLSSLVGFLSYSRGVIFETLDHQNAANQIDSRCNVEMFRCLNPEDFKCPISLELMLDPVTVSTGQTYDRSSIQKWLRAGNMLCPKTGEARNAKLRQRSNGRAW; this comes from the exons ATGCTACACCAATTTTATGTACAAAAACAGAGCCACTCTGTTTCTCCACACACAATTGTATCAATGAATTGGAGATTTGATAGCGACGACCGCCGGATACTCATGTTTCCGGCGGTGCGCCCTTGCGAATGTATTTCTCCGGAGACCCTTCTCGACTCTCTGATCCCTCTCTCCCACACAATCTGCAATTTCCACTCGAAATGCTTCGCGACGCAACGGAAGAATAGCCGGGAAGCAATTCGCCTAGTTCGTGTTCTTCTCATGTTCTTTGAGGAGGCATGCGAGTGCAATTCGGCTCTTTCGAAATCTTCCGCTGTCCTCTGCTTCTCCGAGCTTCATTTCGTCTTCCAAAAAATCCGGTTTTTGTTGGAAGACTGCACGAGAGAAGGCGGTCGGATTTTGATGCTGACGAAATGCGAGTTTCTTGCTACCCAATTTCGGCTGCTGATTCGAGCTTTGGCGACGGCTCTTGATGTTTTTCCGTTGAAATTGATCGATGTTGGCGATGAAGTTAAGGAATTGGTTGAATTGGTGTCGAAGCAATCGTGGAAGGTCAAAATCGAGCTCGAAGCGGATGACGAATTGGCTTCGAAACGATTGCTTGCGATTCTGAGCCAATTCGAAAGGGGAATCGAGCCCGATTTGAATGCCGTAAAGCGGGTCCTCGATTACCTTCGAGTCAAAAGATGGAGCGACTGCAACATGGAGATCAAATTCTTGGAAGAAGAAATCGCTTTCAAGCGTTCCGATCGCGACGAGAGGGAGGTTCCTTTTCTCAGTAGCTTGGTGGGGTTCCTGAGCTACAGCAGGGGAGTGATCTTCGAAACATTGGATCATCAAAACGCTGCGAATCAAATCGATTCCAGGTGCAACGTGGAGATGTTTCGTTGCTTAAACCCTGAAGATTTCAAGTGCCCGATTTCTCTTGAGCTAATGCTTGATCCGGTGACTGTATCTACAGGTCAGACATACGATCGAAGTTCGATTCAGAAATGGCTCCGCGCCGGAAACATGCTCTGCCCCAAAACAGGAGAG GCCAGGAACGCAAAGCTCCGACAAAGATCAAACGGTCGCGCATGGTAG
- the LOC139191262 gene encoding U-box domain-containing protein 19-like, giving the protein MSWGGLPSVVAVLKNGLSLEARQCAAATIFHLSLTSQYRKLIGELPEAIPALVELIREGTTCGKKNSVVAILGLLLRAKNLQKVLDAGIVPLLIDIISSSSENPDQLVDDALAILAILAENAVGSHEILYAIDLHLIIRILQTSTSQRAKKYCVSTLLSLCINGGAEVVAVLATEPSLMPRLFSLLTDGTSHSINEASSLIKFLHNFGETSAPRWMSTAVRRKQSVR; this is encoded by the coding sequence ATGTCATGGGGAGGACTACCATCAGTTGTTGCTGTTCTTAAAAATGGGTTGAGTTTAGAAGCCCGGCAATGCGCAGCTGCAACGATATTTCACCTCTCTTTGACAAGCCAGTATCGAAAACTAATTGGAGAATTACCTGAGGCCATCCCAGCTCTTGTGGAGCTGATCAGGGAAGGAACAACGTGTGGCAAAAAGAACTCCGTGGTTGCAATTCTCGGGCTGCTCCTTCGTGCCAAGAATCTACAAAAAGTGCTGGACGCAGGCATTGTTCCATTGCTAATTGACATAATATCTTCATCATCAGAAAACCCTGATCAGCTTGTTGATGATGCATTAGCAATTCTCGCAATTTTGGCCGAGAATGCGGTAGGATCACATGAAATCCTCTACGCCATTGATCTGCATTTGATCATCCGCATTCTTCAAACTTCGACATCCCAAAGAGCGAAAAAGTATTGTGTTTCAACATTGCTGTCTTTGTGCATCAATGGCGGGGCGGAAGTTGTTGCTGTTTTGGCGACGGAACCATCTCTAATGCCTAGACTGTTTTCGCTCTTGACTGATGGAACATCTCACTCGATCAATGAAGCGTCCTCCCTCATCAAATTTCTCCATAACTTCGGTGAAACTAGCGCACCGAGATGGATGAGTACTGCAGTTCGGCGCAAACAAAGCGTTCGGTAA
- the LOC103455230 gene encoding U-box domain-containing protein 19-like isoform X2 — protein MLHQFYVQKQSHSVSPHTIVSMNWRFDSDDRRILMFPAVRPCECISPETLLDSLIPLSHTICNFHSKCFATQRKNSREAIRLVRVLLMFFEEACECNSALSKSSAVLCFSELHFVFQKIRFLLEDCTREGGRILMLTKCEFLATQFRLLIRALATALDVFPLKLIDVGDEVKELVELVSKQSWKVKIELEADDELASKRLLAILSQFERGIEPDLNAVKRVLDYLRVKRWSDCNMEIKFLEEEIAFKRSDRDEREVPFLSSLVGFLSYSRGVIFETLDHQNAANQIDSRSDIRSKFDSEMAPRRKHALPQNRRGQERKAPTKIKRSRMVAPLLNKQ, from the exons ATGCTACACCAATTTTATGTACAAAAACAGAGCCACTCTGTTTCTCCACACACAATTGTATCAATGAATTGGAGATTTGATAGCGACGACCGCCGGATACTCATGTTTCCGGCGGTGCGCCCTTGCGAATGTATTTCTCCGGAGACCCTTCTCGACTCTCTGATCCCTCTCTCCCACACAATCTGCAATTTCCACTCGAAATGCTTCGCGACGCAACGGAAGAATAGCCGGGAAGCAATTCGCCTAGTTCGTGTTCTTCTCATGTTCTTTGAGGAGGCATGCGAGTGCAATTCGGCTCTTTCGAAATCTTCCGCTGTCCTCTGCTTCTCCGAGCTTCATTTCGTCTTCCAAAAAATCCGGTTTTTGTTGGAAGACTGCACGAGAGAAGGCGGTCGGATTTTGATGCTGACGAAATGCGAGTTTCTTGCTACCCAATTTCGGCTGCTGATTCGAGCTTTGGCGACGGCTCTTGATGTTTTTCCGTTGAAATTGATCGATGTTGGCGATGAAGTTAAGGAATTGGTTGAATTGGTGTCGAAGCAATCGTGGAAGGTCAAAATCGAGCTCGAAGCGGATGACGAATTGGCTTCGAAACGATTGCTTGCGATTCTGAGCCAATTCGAAAGGGGAATCGAGCCCGATTTGAATGCCGTAAAGCGGGTCCTCGATTACCTTCGAGTCAAAAGATGGAGCGACTGCAACATGGAGATCAAATTCTTGGAAGAAGAAATCGCTTTCAAGCGTTCCGATCGCGACGAGAGGGAGGTTCCTTTTCTCAGTAGCTTGGTGGGGTTCCTGAGCTACAGCAGGGGAGTGATCTTCGAAACATTGGATCATCAAAACGCTGCGAATCAAATCGATTCCAG GTCAGACATACGATCGAAGTTCGATTCAGAAATGGCTCCGCGCCGGAAACATGCTCTGCCCCAAAACAGGAGAG GCCAGGAACGCAAAGCTCCGACAAAGATCAAACGGTCGCGCATGGTAGCCCCGTTGCTAAACAAGCAATGA